One part of the Streptomyces nigra genome encodes these proteins:
- a CDS encoding Ppx/GppA phosphatase family protein: MRLGVLDVGSNTVHLLVVDAHPGARPLPAHSHKEELRLAQLLDDKGAIGIDGVDRLVRVIQDALQAAEDKGVEEVLPFATSAVREAVNADEVLARVKAETGVELQVLAGDDEARLTFLAARRWFGWSAGKLLVLDIGGGSLEIAYGMDEEPDAAVSLPLGAGRLTAGWLPGDPPDPEDIRALRRHARAEIARTVGEFTRFGAPDHVVATSKTFRQLARIAGAARSAEGLYVQRELKRESLEAWVPRLAGMTEAQRAELPGVSEGRASQLLAGALVAEGAMDLFGVETLEICPWALREGVILRKLDHMNP; this comes from the coding sequence ATGAGACTCGGTGTCCTCGACGTGGGTTCGAACACGGTGCATCTGCTGGTGGTGGACGCGCATCCCGGCGCGCGCCCGCTGCCCGCGCACTCGCACAAGGAGGAGCTGCGGCTCGCCCAACTCCTCGACGACAAGGGCGCCATCGGCATCGACGGGGTCGACCGGCTCGTGCGGGTGATCCAGGACGCGCTCCAGGCCGCCGAGGACAAGGGGGTCGAGGAGGTCCTGCCCTTCGCGACCTCCGCCGTGCGCGAGGCCGTGAACGCCGACGAGGTCCTCGCGCGCGTGAAGGCCGAGACCGGCGTCGAGCTCCAGGTCCTCGCCGGCGACGACGAGGCCCGGCTGACCTTCCTGGCCGCCCGCCGCTGGTTCGGCTGGTCGGCCGGGAAACTCCTCGTCCTGGACATCGGCGGCGGCTCCCTGGAGATCGCGTACGGCATGGACGAGGAACCGGACGCCGCCGTGTCCCTGCCCCTGGGCGCGGGCCGGCTCACCGCGGGCTGGCTGCCGGGCGATCCGCCGGACCCGGAGGACATACGCGCGCTGCGGCGCCACGCACGGGCCGAGATCGCCCGTACGGTCGGCGAGTTCACCCGGTTCGGGGCGCCCGACCACGTCGTCGCCACGTCCAAGACCTTCCGGCAGCTGGCCCGGATCGCCGGTGCCGCCCGCTCGGCAGAGGGCCTGTACGTCCAGCGCGAGCTGAAGCGGGAGTCCCTGGAGGCGTGGGTCCCGCGGCTGGCCGGGATGACCGAGGCCCAGCGCGCGGAACTGCCCGGAGTCTCCGAGGGCCGCGCGAGCCAGCTGCTCGCGGGGGCGCTGGTGGCCGAGGGGGCCATGGACCTGTTCGGCGTGGAGACGCTGGAGATCTGCCCGTGGGCCCTGCGCGAGGGCGTCATCCTGCGCAAGCTGGATCACATGAACCCATGA
- a CDS encoding sugar phosphate isomerase/epimerase family protein — protein sequence MADPVVRIPDAKVALSTASVYPESTATAFEIAARLGYDGVEVMVWTDPVSQDLEALRRLSDYHRIPILAVHAPCLLITQRVWSTDPWTKLQRAQAAAEKLGAGTVVVHPPFRWQRQYARDFVEGIWRMANETDVRFAVENMYPWRYRDREMLAYAPDWDVTQDDYRHFTIDLSHTATARCDALQMVDRMGDRLGHVHLADGRGSAKDEHLVPGRGNQPCAEVLERLARTGFDGHVVIEVNTRRAMSGAEREADLAEALAFTRLHLASAVKVPRP from the coding sequence GTGGCAGATCCAGTGGTGCGCATCCCGGATGCGAAGGTCGCCCTGTCGACGGCCTCGGTCTATCCGGAGTCGACGGCGACGGCCTTCGAGATCGCCGCGCGCCTCGGCTACGACGGTGTCGAGGTCATGGTGTGGACCGACCCGGTCAGCCAGGACCTGGAGGCGCTGCGCCGGCTCAGCGACTACCACCGCATCCCCATCCTGGCCGTTCACGCCCCCTGCCTGCTGATCACCCAGCGCGTGTGGTCCACCGACCCCTGGACCAAGCTCCAGCGGGCCCAGGCCGCCGCCGAGAAGCTCGGCGCCGGCACGGTCGTCGTGCACCCGCCGTTCCGCTGGCAGCGCCAGTACGCCCGGGACTTCGTCGAGGGCATCTGGCGCATGGCGAACGAGACGGACGTCCGCTTCGCCGTCGAGAACATGTACCCCTGGCGCTACCGCGACCGCGAGATGCTGGCGTACGCCCCCGACTGGGACGTCACCCAGGACGACTACCGGCACTTCACGATCGACCTCAGCCACACCGCGACCGCCCGCTGCGACGCGCTCCAGATGGTCGACCGCATGGGCGACCGGCTCGGCCATGTGCACCTCGCCGACGGGCGGGGCTCGGCCAAGGACGAGCACCTCGTCCCCGGCCGCGGCAACCAGCCCTGCGCCGAGGTCCTGGAACGCCTCGCCCGGACCGGCTTCGACGGGCACGTCGTCATCGAGGTCAACACCCGGCGCGCGATGTCCGGCGCCGAACGTGAGGCCGACCTCGCGGAGGCCCTCGCCTTCACCCGGCTCCATCTGGCGTCCGCGGTGAAGGTGCCCCGGCCGTGA
- a CDS encoding TetR/AcrR family transcriptional regulator, with amino-acid sequence MTDTAPGTGGRRRGRPPRTESAGTRERILDAAREEFAERGYEKTSVRGIAKAAGVDSALVHHYFGTKEQVFEAAVEVALVPALKVRDAVLEAPLDDVGERMTRFLFGLWENPATRKPLLAIVRSAVTNEAAATVFRRLVASQLLRRIAGEIDAPDAELRAELAAAQLVGIAMMRYVIKIEPIASADIERIVERVAPVVQGHLTGP; translated from the coding sequence GTGACCGACACCGCGCCGGGCACGGGCGGGCGACGCCGGGGCCGGCCCCCGCGCACGGAGTCCGCCGGCACCCGCGAGCGCATCCTGGACGCGGCCCGCGAGGAGTTCGCCGAGCGGGGGTACGAGAAGACCTCGGTGCGGGGCATCGCCAAGGCCGCCGGGGTCGACTCCGCGCTCGTCCACCACTACTTCGGCACCAAGGAGCAGGTCTTCGAGGCGGCCGTCGAGGTCGCCCTCGTCCCCGCCCTGAAGGTGCGCGACGCCGTCCTCGAGGCGCCCCTGGACGACGTCGGCGAGCGGATGACCCGCTTTCTCTTCGGGCTCTGGGAGAACCCGGCGACCCGTAAGCCGCTGCTCGCGATCGTCCGGTCGGCGGTCACGAACGAGGCCGCGGCCACCGTGTTCCGCCGCCTCGTCGCCAGTCAGCTGCTGCGCCGGATCGCCGGGGAGATCGACGCGCCGGACGCGGAGCTGCGCGCCGAGCTGGCCGCCGCGCAGCTCGTGGGGATCGCGATGATGCGGTACGTCATCAAGATCGAGCCGATCGCCTCGGCGGACATCGAGCGGATCGTCGAGCGCGTGGCCCCCGTCGTGCAGGGGCACCTCACCGGGCCCTGA